From the Maniola jurtina chromosome Z, ilManJurt1.1, whole genome shotgun sequence genome, one window contains:
- the LOC123880535 gene encoding trypsin beta-like isoform X3: MCKIFLLLCISKYLTDVVWSNPIEESSNASLFDVTGYPLTGDIPLLNRKIFRGTRVNVREHPYVVSIRRNGGHYVTGTLITKNLVLTVAHPIEDVPIQELRVVTGESYSDRGTSLLSVIIILIHQDFDPFTLVADICILRFFEDIIYRSSVKSISLVMPQMTLSGTAFVTGWGRCDFTGNELCLPRTSQYYPDEKIDPMLRSVPLTINSQNHYCEGYKLHGTDIGKGMLCAGGAREENSAYPCLAVPGAPLVLGAKLVGILSWGFGCGFQHDLPLIYTSTQYYTSSYEWVAAA, translated from the exons atgtgcaagatatttttat TGTTATGTATTTCAAAATACCTTACCGACGTGGTGTGGTCGAATCCGATTGAAGAGAGCTCTAACGCCTCTCTGTTTGATGTCACTGGATATCCGCTGACTGGCGATATACCTTTGCTTAACCGAAAG ATATTCAGAGGCACTCGCGTAAATGTAAGAGAGCATCCTTACGTTGTGAGCATACGAAGGAACGGCGGTCATTATGTGACTGGAACTTTGATAACAAAGAACTTAGTTTTGACGGTGGCGCATCCTATTGAGGA TGTCCCGATCCAGGAGCTACGAGTGGTCACAGGCGAGAGTTACTCTGACCGTGGCACATCGCTTCTGTCTGTCATAATCATATTAATTCATCAAGACTTTGACCCGTTTACTTTAGTCGCCGATATAtgtattttaagatttttcGAAGACATAATTTACAG ATCTTCTGTAAAAAGCATTTCACTGGTCATGCCTCAAATGACACTATCTGGTACAGCCTTTGTCACTGGCTGGGGTCGGTGCGATTTTACG GGAAATGAGCTGTGCTTGCCACGAACGTCTCAGTACTATCCAGACGAAAAAATAGACCCGATGTTGAGAAGCGTTCCACTTACTATTAATTCACAGAACCATTATTGCGAGGGATACAAACTT CATGGAACGGATATAGGCAAAGGTATGCTCTGTGCTGGAGGAGCTCGTGAAGAAAACTCGGCGTACCCATGTCTAGCGGTCCCCGGCGCTCCTCTCGTGCTTGGCGCCAAGTTAGTCGGAATCTTGTCGTggggcttcggctgtggctttCAACACGACTTACCGCTTATCTACACCAGCACCCAGTATTATACAAG
- the LOC123880535 gene encoding trypsin beta-like isoform X1, giving the protein MCKIFLLLCISKYLTDVVWSNPIEESSNASLFDVTGYPLTGDIPLLNRKIFRGTRVNVREHPYVVSIRRNGGHYVTGTLITKNLVLTVAHPIEDVPIQELRVVTGESYSDRGTSLLSVIIILIHQDFDPFTLVADICILRFFEDIIYRSSVKSISLVMPQMTLSGTAFVTGWGRCDFTGNELCLPRTSQYYPDEKIDPMLRSVPLTINSQNHYCEGYKLHGTDIGKGMLCAGGAREENSAYPCLAVPGAPLVLGAKLVGILSWGFGCGFQHDLPLIYTSTQYYTSWITHNIVMFRTLSNNDFTQLFQATKSCVLLDWLSRTRISMPLSHDHSNVYKELQLMKFDEKLVMLQGRPYDIRDYIYETEFHNKKILLYEEVKKTLEEKLSKAEIIKNASKLLLLHKVMPFLSNKSLLGVTYEDNDNSDDD; this is encoded by the exons atgtgcaagatatttttat TGTTATGTATTTCAAAATACCTTACCGACGTGGTGTGGTCGAATCCGATTGAAGAGAGCTCTAACGCCTCTCTGTTTGATGTCACTGGATATCCGCTGACTGGCGATATACCTTTGCTTAACCGAAAG ATATTCAGAGGCACTCGCGTAAATGTAAGAGAGCATCCTTACGTTGTGAGCATACGAAGGAACGGCGGTCATTATGTGACTGGAACTTTGATAACAAAGAACTTAGTTTTGACGGTGGCGCATCCTATTGAGGA TGTCCCGATCCAGGAGCTACGAGTGGTCACAGGCGAGAGTTACTCTGACCGTGGCACATCGCTTCTGTCTGTCATAATCATATTAATTCATCAAGACTTTGACCCGTTTACTTTAGTCGCCGATATAtgtattttaagatttttcGAAGACATAATTTACAG ATCTTCTGTAAAAAGCATTTCACTGGTCATGCCTCAAATGACACTATCTGGTACAGCCTTTGTCACTGGCTGGGGTCGGTGCGATTTTACG GGAAATGAGCTGTGCTTGCCACGAACGTCTCAGTACTATCCAGACGAAAAAATAGACCCGATGTTGAGAAGCGTTCCACTTACTATTAATTCACAGAACCATTATTGCGAGGGATACAAACTT CATGGAACGGATATAGGCAAAGGTATGCTCTGTGCTGGAGGAGCTCGTGAAGAAAACTCGGCGTACCCATGTCTAGCGGTCCCCGGCGCTCCTCTCGTGCTTGGCGCCAAGTTAGTCGGAATCTTGTCGTggggcttcggctgtggctttCAACACGACTTACCGCTTATCTACACCAGCACCCAGTATTATACAAG TTGGATCACtcataatattgtaatgttTCGGACATTATCGAACAATGATTTTACTCAATTATTTCAAGCCACAAAATCGTGTGTGCTCCTCGACTGGCTTTCGAGGACCAGAATCTCAATGCCGTTATCGCATGATCATTCCAATGTCTATAAAGAGCTTCAACTTATGAAGTTTGATGAAAAGCTTGTCATGTTGCAAGGAAGACCATACGATATAAGAGACTACATTTACGAGACAGAATTtcacaacaaaaaaatactattgTATGAAGAAGTTAAGAAAACGCTTGAGGAAAAACTCTCCAAGgcagaaattattaaaaatgctTCTAAATTATTACTGTTGCATAAAGTCATGCCGTTTCTAAGTAATAAATCCTTATTAGGTGTCACCTATGAAGATAATGATAATTCTGATGATGATTAA
- the LOC123880535 gene encoding uncharacterized protein LOC123880535 isoform X5 yields MKLEQGNELCLPRTSQYYPDEKIDPMLRSVPLTINSQNHYCEGYKLHGTDIGKGMLCAGGAREENSAYPCLAVPGAPLVLGAKLVGILSWGFGCGFQHDLPLIYTSTQYYTSWITHNIVMFRTLSNNDFTQLFQATKSCVLLDWLSRTRISMPLSHDHSNVYKELQLMKFDEKLVMLQGRPYDIRDYIYETEFHNKKILLYEEVKKTLEEKLSKAEIIKNASKLLLLHKVMPFLSNKSLLGVTYEDNDNSDDD; encoded by the exons ATGAAATTAGAGCAA GGAAATGAGCTGTGCTTGCCACGAACGTCTCAGTACTATCCAGACGAAAAAATAGACCCGATGTTGAGAAGCGTTCCACTTACTATTAATTCACAGAACCATTATTGCGAGGGATACAAACTT CATGGAACGGATATAGGCAAAGGTATGCTCTGTGCTGGAGGAGCTCGTGAAGAAAACTCGGCGTACCCATGTCTAGCGGTCCCCGGCGCTCCTCTCGTGCTTGGCGCCAAGTTAGTCGGAATCTTGTCGTggggcttcggctgtggctttCAACACGACTTACCGCTTATCTACACCAGCACCCAGTATTATACAAG TTGGATCACtcataatattgtaatgttTCGGACATTATCGAACAATGATTTTACTCAATTATTTCAAGCCACAAAATCGTGTGTGCTCCTCGACTGGCTTTCGAGGACCAGAATCTCAATGCCGTTATCGCATGATCATTCCAATGTCTATAAAGAGCTTCAACTTATGAAGTTTGATGAAAAGCTTGTCATGTTGCAAGGAAGACCATACGATATAAGAGACTACATTTACGAGACAGAATTtcacaacaaaaaaatactattgTATGAAGAAGTTAAGAAAACGCTTGAGGAAAAACTCTCCAAGgcagaaattattaaaaatgctTCTAAATTATTACTGTTGCATAAAGTCATGCCGTTTCTAAGTAATAAATCCTTATTAGGTGTCACCTATGAAGATAATGATAATTCTGATGATGATTAA
- the LOC123880535 gene encoding uncharacterized protein LOC123880535 isoform X4, whose amino-acid sequence MPQMTLSGTAFVTGWGRCDFTGNELCLPRTSQYYPDEKIDPMLRSVPLTINSQNHYCEGYKLHGTDIGKGMLCAGGAREENSAYPCLAVPGAPLVLGAKLVGILSWGFGCGFQHDLPLIYTSTQYYTSWITHNIVMFRTLSNNDFTQLFQATKSCVLLDWLSRTRISMPLSHDHSNVYKELQLMKFDEKLVMLQGRPYDIRDYIYETEFHNKKILLYEEVKKTLEEKLSKAEIIKNASKLLLLHKVMPFLSNKSLLGVTYEDNDNSDDD is encoded by the exons ATGCCTCAAATGACACTATCTGGTACAGCCTTTGTCACTGGCTGGGGTCGGTGCGATTTTACG GGAAATGAGCTGTGCTTGCCACGAACGTCTCAGTACTATCCAGACGAAAAAATAGACCCGATGTTGAGAAGCGTTCCACTTACTATTAATTCACAGAACCATTATTGCGAGGGATACAAACTT CATGGAACGGATATAGGCAAAGGTATGCTCTGTGCTGGAGGAGCTCGTGAAGAAAACTCGGCGTACCCATGTCTAGCGGTCCCCGGCGCTCCTCTCGTGCTTGGCGCCAAGTTAGTCGGAATCTTGTCGTggggcttcggctgtggctttCAACACGACTTACCGCTTATCTACACCAGCACCCAGTATTATACAAG TTGGATCACtcataatattgtaatgttTCGGACATTATCGAACAATGATTTTACTCAATTATTTCAAGCCACAAAATCGTGTGTGCTCCTCGACTGGCTTTCGAGGACCAGAATCTCAATGCCGTTATCGCATGATCATTCCAATGTCTATAAAGAGCTTCAACTTATGAAGTTTGATGAAAAGCTTGTCATGTTGCAAGGAAGACCATACGATATAAGAGACTACATTTACGAGACAGAATTtcacaacaaaaaaatactattgTATGAAGAAGTTAAGAAAACGCTTGAGGAAAAACTCTCCAAGgcagaaattattaaaaatgctTCTAAATTATTACTGTTGCATAAAGTCATGCCGTTTCTAAGTAATAAATCCTTATTAGGTGTCACCTATGAAGATAATGATAATTCTGATGATGATTAA
- the LOC123880535 gene encoding uncharacterized protein LOC123880535 isoform X2 — MFYQLKLKRGKCQGMKTKCELIKLIIVSTRVISSVKSISLVMPQMTLSGTAFVTGWGRCDFTGNELCLPRTSQYYPDEKIDPMLRSVPLTINSQNHYCEGYKLHGTDIGKGMLCAGGAREENSAYPCLAVPGAPLVLGAKLVGILSWGFGCGFQHDLPLIYTSTQYYTSWITHNIVMFRTLSNNDFTQLFQATKSCVLLDWLSRTRISMPLSHDHSNVYKELQLMKFDEKLVMLQGRPYDIRDYIYETEFHNKKILLYEEVKKTLEEKLSKAEIIKNASKLLLLHKVMPFLSNKSLLGVTYEDNDNSDDD; from the exons ATGTTTTATCAATTAAAACTGAAAAGGGGCAAATGTCAAGGAATGAAAACAAAATGCGAACTAATTAAACTAATTATTGTTTCGActcgtgtaat ATCTTCTGTAAAAAGCATTTCACTGGTCATGCCTCAAATGACACTATCTGGTACAGCCTTTGTCACTGGCTGGGGTCGGTGCGATTTTACG GGAAATGAGCTGTGCTTGCCACGAACGTCTCAGTACTATCCAGACGAAAAAATAGACCCGATGTTGAGAAGCGTTCCACTTACTATTAATTCACAGAACCATTATTGCGAGGGATACAAACTT CATGGAACGGATATAGGCAAAGGTATGCTCTGTGCTGGAGGAGCTCGTGAAGAAAACTCGGCGTACCCATGTCTAGCGGTCCCCGGCGCTCCTCTCGTGCTTGGCGCCAAGTTAGTCGGAATCTTGTCGTggggcttcggctgtggctttCAACACGACTTACCGCTTATCTACACCAGCACCCAGTATTATACAAG TTGGATCACtcataatattgtaatgttTCGGACATTATCGAACAATGATTTTACTCAATTATTTCAAGCCACAAAATCGTGTGTGCTCCTCGACTGGCTTTCGAGGACCAGAATCTCAATGCCGTTATCGCATGATCATTCCAATGTCTATAAAGAGCTTCAACTTATGAAGTTTGATGAAAAGCTTGTCATGTTGCAAGGAAGACCATACGATATAAGAGACTACATTTACGAGACAGAATTtcacaacaaaaaaatactattgTATGAAGAAGTTAAGAAAACGCTTGAGGAAAAACTCTCCAAGgcagaaattattaaaaatgctTCTAAATTATTACTGTTGCATAAAGTCATGCCGTTTCTAAGTAATAAATCCTTATTAGGTGTCACCTATGAAGATAATGATAATTCTGATGATGATTAA